A window from Nycticebus coucang isolate mNycCou1 chromosome X, mNycCou1.pri, whole genome shotgun sequence encodes these proteins:
- the LOC128577287 gene encoding NHS-like protein 2 isoform X2, whose amino-acid sequence MERAESITLFWSRGANSGRENATATAHSRSSWRQPVNVFLSSGRPPSVEELLREAQLNLQSLLQGHSKGPAGSVAHPTTSNIRPSHLVLEGVHGRVAVGQEARFPSLTSPVLRNPSSEPEEPPQARSGPNPPGMDSMGMVYSVPNSCNGPTESTFSTSWKGDAFTYMTPCAPSQRNQVNEDGKNPSSGNSWVSLNTLPPLVTKEAATLFVTRDSPIGCSGLTGYSEHPTQRRQIQERPSKIGLLTGATSKLETGPCGASRFRERSLSVPTDTGTTDVDNDEEQKTNEACALPYASTSSEGSNSADNIASLSAQQESQPRRQRSKSISLKKAKKKPSPPTRSVSLVKDEPVLLPEGGSMLPKDQRPRSLCLSLEYQEHHSCHLDAQGHPAVPTLKDSEGTQFSHHWYLTDWKSGDTYQSLSSSSTATGTTVIECTQVQGSSESLASPSTSRATTPSQLSIEVEAREVSSPGRPTGLMSPSSGYSSQSETPTPTVSMSLTLGHLPPSSSSVRVRPVVPERKSSLPPTSPMEKIPKSQLSFDLPLTPSTNLDLSGMNISIRNKTKVSRHHSDTNFGAKLAQKTSPNQPIMPMVTQSDLRSVRLRSVSKSEPEDDIESPDYTEDSKTEVLTLPERKMKPPIAEKPPLARRPPSLVHKPPSVPEEYPLTSPTLTMTPKSSIQHGRPLSQDSYTVVRKLKSSSFPNGRNPSESTTPSTLVFTPFASSSGAFFSGTQQPPQGNMEDEGPKVRPLPERISLQSQEEAEKRKGKIPPPVPKKPSVLYLPLTSPTAQMEAYIAEPRLHVSPIITLEEDAKCLHTEDGLQSLGERMTSTPQIDSEKKASPLGSSVEPIMEEKSLISDKTAEWIAEDDDDVFVASRTTEDLFTVIHRSKRKLLGWKEPGEAFAYSRPSSHSPIKNTAESPISESAATLGSGGSANLDAGRNDDFKALLQKKGSKATLKSRPSAAELLKTTNPLARRIIAQFSKDYETTDNPST is encoded by the exons CTAACTCGGGTCGGGAAAATGCGACAGCGACTGCCCACTCGAGGTCGTCATGGCGACAGCCAGTGAACGTGTTCCTCTCCTCGGGCAGGCCCCCGAGTGTAGAAGAGCTGCTTCGCGAGGCGCAGCTCAATCTCCAGAGCCTGTTGCAAG GTCACAGCAAAGGCCCAGCAGGCAGTGTGGCTCACCCTACCACCTCCAACATCAGACCCAGTCACTTGGTTTTGGAAGGTGTTCATGGAAGAGTTGCAGTTGGTCAGGAAGCTCGGTTCCCAAGTCTCACATCACCAGTACTGAGAAATCCTTCAAGTGAGCCAGAAGAACCTCCCCAGGCACGGAGTGGTCCAAACCCTCCTGGCATGGATAGCATGGGAATGGTGTACAGTGTCCCAAATTCTTGCAATGGACCAACAGAATCAACGTTCTCCACTTCCTGGAAGGGAGATGCTTTTACCTACATGACTCCATGTGCCCCCAGCCAGAGAAATCAAGTCAATGAAGATGGAAAAAATCCTTCCTCTGGGAATTCTTGGGTCTCTCTGAACACACTCCCACCTCTGGTTACTAAGGAGGCTGCTACCCTCTTCGTCACTCGTGATAGTCCAATAGGATGCAGTGGGTTAACTGGCTATTCTGAGCACCCTACTCAACGAAGGCAAATACAGGAAAGACCCTCCAAGATTGGCCTTTTGACTGGTGCTACCTCGAAGCTGGAGACAGGTCCATGTGGGGCCAGCAGATTCCGAGAGCGGTCGCTGTCTGTGCCTACAGACACAGGTACCACAGATGTGGACAACGATGAGGAGCAGAAGACCAATGAGGCCTGTGCCCTGCCTTACGCCAGTACAAGTTCTGAGGGCAGCAACAGTGCTGACAACATTGCCTCCCTTAGTGCCCAACAGGAGTCCCAGCCCAGAAGGCAGAGGTCCAAGAGTATCTCACTTAAGAAGGCAAAAAAGAAGCCTTCTCCACCAACACGTAGTGTCTCACTGGTCAAAGATGAGCCAGTCCTCTTGCCAGAAGGGGGATCCATGCTACCCAAGGACCAGAGGCCCAGGAGCCTTTGCCTCTCCTTGGAATACCAAGAACATCACTCATGCCACCTAGATGCTCAGGGTCACCCAGCTGTGCCAACCCTCAAAGATTCAGAAGGTACACAATTCTCCCACCACTGGTATCTAACTGACTGGAAGTCTGGTGACACCTACCAATCTTTGTCCAGCTCCAGCACTGCTACTGGCACCACAGTCATTGAGTGCACCCAAGTTCAGGGCAGCTCAGAGTCTCTTGCCTCCCCTTCTACCTCCAGAGCCACTACACCTTCCCAACTGTCCATTGAGGTGGAGGCCAGGGAGGTATCCTCCCCAGGAAGGCCCACTGGACTGATGTCACCCTCCAGTGGCTACTCCAGCCAGTCAGAGACACCAACTCCCACTGTCTCCATGTCCTTGACCCTGGGCCACTTACCCCCTTCAAGCAGCAGTGTCCGAGTACGTCCAGTGGTACCTGAGAGGAAGTCATCACTGCCCCCAACATCACCAATGGAGAAAATTCCCAAGTCACAGCTATCATTTGACCTACCGTTGACCCCTTCAACCAACCTGGATCTATCTGGGATGAATATCTCCATTAGAAACAAAACCAAGGTGAGCAGGCATCACTCAGATACAAATTTTGGAGCTAAGCTGGCCCAGAAAACTAGTCCCAACCAGCCAATCATGCCCATGGTTACTCAGTCCGACCTACGTTCTGTTCGCCTGAGGTCAGTCAGCAAGTCAGAGCCAGAAGATGACATTGAGAGCCCTGACTATACTGAGGACTCCAAAACAGAAGTCCTCACCTTACCAGAGAGAAAGATGAAACCTCCCATAGCTGAGAAGCCTCCACTTGCCCGAAGACCTCCAAGCTTGGTCCACAAGCCACCATCTGTCCCCGAGGAATACCCACTAACTTCACCTACTTTGACTATGACCCCCAAGAGCTCAATTCAACATGGGAGACCACTCTCTCAAGACAGCTACACAGTAGTGCGGAAACTAAAGTCCTCCAGCTTCCCCAATGGCAGAAACCCAAGCGAGTCGACAACACCCTCAACTCTTGTTTTTACACCTTTTGCCAGTTCCTCTGGTGCTTTCTTCTCGGGAACCCagcaacctccccaaggaaataTGGAGGATGAGGGCCCCAAAGTGAGACCCTTGCCTGAAAGAATTAGCCTCCAGAGTCaggaagaagctgagaaaaggaaAGGCAAGATTCCACCTCCTGTACCAAAAAAGCCCAGTGTGCTGTACCTGCCTCTTACCTCCCCCACAGCCCAAATGGAGGCCTACATAGCAGAACCAAGGCTGCATGTCAGCCCCATCATCACCCTCGAGGAAGATGCCAAGTGTCTCCACACTGAGGATGGCCTGCAGTCACTTGGTGAAAGGATGACTTCAACTCCACAGATTGACAGTGAAAAGAAGGCAAGCCCTCTGG GGAGTTCTGTGGAACCAATCatggaagaaaaaagtttaatCAGTGATAAAACAGCCGAATGGATTGCAGAGGATGATGATGACGTGTTTGTGGCTTCACGCACAACTGAAGATTTATTTACTGTGATACACAG GTCCAAAAGAAAGCTGCTTGGCTGGAAGGAGCCTGGTGAGGCCTTTGCCTACAGCAGACCAAGCTCGCATTCACCAATAAAGAACACAGCTGAGTCTCCGATCAGTGAGTCAGCTGCCACCTTGGGGTCAGGTGGCAGTGCCAACCTAGATGCTGGCAGAAATGATGATTTCAAGGCCTTGCTACAGAAAAAGGGAAGCAAGGCAACTCTCAAGTCCCGCCCCTCAGCAGCTGAACTGCTGAAGACCACTAACCCACTAGCTCGGAGAATTATTGCACAATTTTCGAAAGACTATGAAACCACCGATAACCCCAGTACCTAA
- the LOC128577287 gene encoding NHS-like protein 2 isoform X1, with translation MERAESITLFWSRGANSGRENATATAHSRSSWRQPVNVFLSSGRPPSVEELLREAQLNLQSLLQEEFEEQYSEARLLGQTFRSSDEAPRPTPSPRPQSARRVEFVLMPTKQQLSENETITQGVRAPEALLGLPTTAVKQTTWNSPFPLPILEDKRWPQPCSTQSDIVPINVSGQQFDKHASLRHSLFNTETAVNPKSTLRRRRTIIGFSNFSQRDQGHSKGPAGSVAHPTTSNIRPSHLVLEGVHGRVAVGQEARFPSLTSPVLRNPSSEPEEPPQARSGPNPPGMDSMGMVYSVPNSCNGPTESTFSTSWKGDAFTYMTPCAPSQRNQVNEDGKNPSSGNSWVSLNTLPPLVTKEAATLFVTRDSPIGCSGLTGYSEHPTQRRQIQERPSKIGLLTGATSKLETGPCGASRFRERSLSVPTDTGTTDVDNDEEQKTNEACALPYASTSSEGSNSADNIASLSAQQESQPRRQRSKSISLKKAKKKPSPPTRSVSLVKDEPVLLPEGGSMLPKDQRPRSLCLSLEYQEHHSCHLDAQGHPAVPTLKDSEGTQFSHHWYLTDWKSGDTYQSLSSSSTATGTTVIECTQVQGSSESLASPSTSRATTPSQLSIEVEAREVSSPGRPTGLMSPSSGYSSQSETPTPTVSMSLTLGHLPPSSSSVRVRPVVPERKSSLPPTSPMEKIPKSQLSFDLPLTPSTNLDLSGMNISIRNKTKVSRHHSDTNFGAKLAQKTSPNQPIMPMVTQSDLRSVRLRSVSKSEPEDDIESPDYTEDSKTEVLTLPERKMKPPIAEKPPLARRPPSLVHKPPSVPEEYPLTSPTLTMTPKSSIQHGRPLSQDSYTVVRKLKSSSFPNGRNPSESTTPSTLVFTPFASSSGAFFSGTQQPPQGNMEDEGPKVRPLPERISLQSQEEAEKRKGKIPPPVPKKPSVLYLPLTSPTAQMEAYIAEPRLHVSPIITLEEDAKCLHTEDGLQSLGERMTSTPQIDSEKKASPLG, from the exons CTAACTCGGGTCGGGAAAATGCGACAGCGACTGCCCACTCGAGGTCGTCATGGCGACAGCCAGTGAACGTGTTCCTCTCCTCGGGCAGGCCCCCGAGTGTAGAAGAGCTGCTTCGCGAGGCGCAGCTCAATCTCCAGAGCCTGTTGCAAG AAGAATTTGAGGAACAGTACTCGGAGGCCAGACTTCTGGGGCAGACCTTCCGCTCTTCAGATGAGGCCCCCAGGCCCACCCCCAGCCCAAGGCCCCAGTCTGCCAGGCGTGTGGAGTTTGTATTGATG CCTACAAAACAGCAGCTGAGTGAGAATGAGACCATCACCCAGGGTGTGAGGGCCCCTGAGGCCTTGCTGGGCCTGCCTACCACAGCCGTCAAGCAAACTACCTGGAATagccccttccctctgcccatccttgaGGACAAGCGGTGGCCTCAGCCTTGCTCCACACAGTCTGACATTGTGCCCATCAACGTCTCTG GGCAGCAGTTTGATAAACATGCAAGTTTGCGACACTCCTTGTTTAACACAGAAACAGCCGTGAACCCTAAGTCCACCCTGAGGCGGAGGCGGACCATTATTGGATTCTCTAACTTTTCCCAGCGAGACCAAG GTCACAGCAAAGGCCCAGCAGGCAGTGTGGCTCACCCTACCACCTCCAACATCAGACCCAGTCACTTGGTTTTGGAAGGTGTTCATGGAAGAGTTGCAGTTGGTCAGGAAGCTCGGTTCCCAAGTCTCACATCACCAGTACTGAGAAATCCTTCAAGTGAGCCAGAAGAACCTCCCCAGGCACGGAGTGGTCCAAACCCTCCTGGCATGGATAGCATGGGAATGGTGTACAGTGTCCCAAATTCTTGCAATGGACCAACAGAATCAACGTTCTCCACTTCCTGGAAGGGAGATGCTTTTACCTACATGACTCCATGTGCCCCCAGCCAGAGAAATCAAGTCAATGAAGATGGAAAAAATCCTTCCTCTGGGAATTCTTGGGTCTCTCTGAACACACTCCCACCTCTGGTTACTAAGGAGGCTGCTACCCTCTTCGTCACTCGTGATAGTCCAATAGGATGCAGTGGGTTAACTGGCTATTCTGAGCACCCTACTCAACGAAGGCAAATACAGGAAAGACCCTCCAAGATTGGCCTTTTGACTGGTGCTACCTCGAAGCTGGAGACAGGTCCATGTGGGGCCAGCAGATTCCGAGAGCGGTCGCTGTCTGTGCCTACAGACACAGGTACCACAGATGTGGACAACGATGAGGAGCAGAAGACCAATGAGGCCTGTGCCCTGCCTTACGCCAGTACAAGTTCTGAGGGCAGCAACAGTGCTGACAACATTGCCTCCCTTAGTGCCCAACAGGAGTCCCAGCCCAGAAGGCAGAGGTCCAAGAGTATCTCACTTAAGAAGGCAAAAAAGAAGCCTTCTCCACCAACACGTAGTGTCTCACTGGTCAAAGATGAGCCAGTCCTCTTGCCAGAAGGGGGATCCATGCTACCCAAGGACCAGAGGCCCAGGAGCCTTTGCCTCTCCTTGGAATACCAAGAACATCACTCATGCCACCTAGATGCTCAGGGTCACCCAGCTGTGCCAACCCTCAAAGATTCAGAAGGTACACAATTCTCCCACCACTGGTATCTAACTGACTGGAAGTCTGGTGACACCTACCAATCTTTGTCCAGCTCCAGCACTGCTACTGGCACCACAGTCATTGAGTGCACCCAAGTTCAGGGCAGCTCAGAGTCTCTTGCCTCCCCTTCTACCTCCAGAGCCACTACACCTTCCCAACTGTCCATTGAGGTGGAGGCCAGGGAGGTATCCTCCCCAGGAAGGCCCACTGGACTGATGTCACCCTCCAGTGGCTACTCCAGCCAGTCAGAGACACCAACTCCCACTGTCTCCATGTCCTTGACCCTGGGCCACTTACCCCCTTCAAGCAGCAGTGTCCGAGTACGTCCAGTGGTACCTGAGAGGAAGTCATCACTGCCCCCAACATCACCAATGGAGAAAATTCCCAAGTCACAGCTATCATTTGACCTACCGTTGACCCCTTCAACCAACCTGGATCTATCTGGGATGAATATCTCCATTAGAAACAAAACCAAGGTGAGCAGGCATCACTCAGATACAAATTTTGGAGCTAAGCTGGCCCAGAAAACTAGTCCCAACCAGCCAATCATGCCCATGGTTACTCAGTCCGACCTACGTTCTGTTCGCCTGAGGTCAGTCAGCAAGTCAGAGCCAGAAGATGACATTGAGAGCCCTGACTATACTGAGGACTCCAAAACAGAAGTCCTCACCTTACCAGAGAGAAAGATGAAACCTCCCATAGCTGAGAAGCCTCCACTTGCCCGAAGACCTCCAAGCTTGGTCCACAAGCCACCATCTGTCCCCGAGGAATACCCACTAACTTCACCTACTTTGACTATGACCCCCAAGAGCTCAATTCAACATGGGAGACCACTCTCTCAAGACAGCTACACAGTAGTGCGGAAACTAAAGTCCTCCAGCTTCCCCAATGGCAGAAACCCAAGCGAGTCGACAACACCCTCAACTCTTGTTTTTACACCTTTTGCCAGTTCCTCTGGTGCTTTCTTCTCGGGAACCCagcaacctccccaaggaaataTGGAGGATGAGGGCCCCAAAGTGAGACCCTTGCCTGAAAGAATTAGCCTCCAGAGTCaggaagaagctgagaaaaggaaAGGCAAGATTCCACCTCCTGTACCAAAAAAGCCCAGTGTGCTGTACCTGCCTCTTACCTCCCCCACAGCCCAAATGGAGGCCTACATAGCAGAACCAAGGCTGCATGTCAGCCCCATCATCACCCTCGAGGAAGATGCCAAGTGTCTCCACACTGAGGATGGCCTGCAGTCACTTGGTGAAAGGATGACTTCAACTCCACAGATTGACAGTGAAAAGAAGGCAAGCCCTCTGGGTTAG